A single Endozoicomonas sp. NE40 DNA region contains:
- a CDS encoding type I secretion system permease/ATPase, giving the protein MSEDIKQATSGHSSPLLECLIQLCRHYHINASSSTLIAGLPLENGQLDIPLFIRAAERVGLSARPLKSHLDQLSALVLPAVLLLKNHRACLITDRVGEQYRVLTTESGGSELVDRTVLEQQMTGEVIFVKEKHQYDERTPETLNLPERHWFWGTLLRSRKIYRDVIIASAVVNLFVIVSPLFIMNVYDRVVPNNATDTLWVLAIGAGVAYFLDYLLKTARSHFIDIAGKKSDILLSAQLFEQTLGLQFSARPVSVGSFARHLQEFDYIREFITSSTVATLVDLPFTLLILAVVGLLGGPLVLVPLTGILIIALHSWFIQPGLRSAIENTQRSSAQKHAALVETLSGIEGIKAKSAEGELQHRWEKLTGHIAMWDIRTRSLTTSAATLSSLVIQLVTIGIVVCGVYLIVEQSLSMGGLIAAVMLSGRSLAPIAQLSSLSTRYYQAKSALAGLNKVMDLPTEQQNHNSTLKTPDISENILLERVSFQYPKQHGMALNNINLEIRAGEKVAVIGRMGSGKSTFQRLLMRFFTPTGGHIRVDGIDLQQLSPHELRDRIAYVSQDTQLYFGTVRDNITLGAGYVDDEAVLAAAQLCGVTEFTNLHPLGLQMPVAERGSNLSGGQRQSVALARALLSNPSVLLFDEPCSAMDSLTEYQFRERLRELAEDKTLIITTYKSSMLDLVDRIIVFDRGHLIADGPKEKVIEALEQGKVTL; this is encoded by the coding sequence ATGAGTGAAGATATAAAACAGGCTACATCCGGCCATTCCAGCCCTTTACTGGAATGCCTGATTCAACTCTGCCGCCATTATCACATCAACGCTTCATCCAGTACGCTTATTGCAGGTCTGCCCCTTGAAAACGGACAGCTGGATATTCCATTGTTTATCAGGGCAGCCGAGCGGGTCGGACTGTCAGCCAGGCCCCTCAAAAGCCATCTCGACCAGCTTAGCGCCCTGGTTTTGCCTGCTGTTTTATTGCTTAAAAACCATCGTGCATGCCTGATTACCGACAGGGTTGGTGAACAGTACCGGGTGCTGACCACTGAGTCCGGAGGCAGTGAACTCGTCGATCGTACCGTGCTGGAACAGCAGATGACCGGCGAGGTTATCTTTGTCAAGGAAAAACACCAGTACGATGAAAGAACCCCGGAAACGCTGAACCTGCCAGAACGCCACTGGTTCTGGGGAACCCTGTTGCGCTCGCGTAAAATCTATCGTGACGTCATCATCGCCTCGGCGGTGGTCAACCTGTTCGTCATTGTCAGTCCGCTGTTCATTATGAACGTCTATGACCGCGTGGTACCCAATAATGCGACAGACACTTTATGGGTACTGGCCATCGGTGCAGGCGTTGCCTATTTTCTTGACTACCTGCTGAAAACAGCCCGGTCACACTTTATTGATATTGCCGGTAAAAAGTCGGACATCCTCTTGTCGGCACAACTGTTTGAACAGACATTAGGGCTACAGTTTTCAGCCCGTCCTGTATCCGTAGGTTCCTTCGCCCGGCATTTACAGGAGTTTGACTACATCCGTGAATTCATTACTTCCTCGACGGTTGCCACCCTGGTCGACCTCCCTTTCACCCTGTTGATTCTTGCCGTTGTCGGCCTGCTTGGAGGCCCTCTGGTACTGGTGCCACTGACAGGCATTCTGATTATTGCCCTGCACAGCTGGTTTATTCAGCCCGGACTTCGGTCTGCCATTGAAAACACTCAGCGTAGCAGCGCCCAGAAACACGCCGCTCTGGTTGAAACCCTCAGCGGTATTGAAGGCATCAAGGCCAAAAGTGCGGAAGGGGAGCTTCAGCATCGCTGGGAAAAACTCACAGGCCATATTGCCATGTGGGATATCCGCACCCGCTCCCTGACCACCTCTGCCGCTACCCTGTCTTCACTGGTCATTCAACTCGTTACCATTGGCATCGTGGTCTGCGGTGTTTATCTGATTGTTGAACAGAGTCTGAGCATGGGCGGGCTGATCGCAGCGGTCATGCTCTCAGGCAGAAGCCTGGCACCCATTGCCCAGCTATCCTCTCTTTCAACCCGCTACTATCAGGCCAAATCTGCGCTGGCCGGCCTGAATAAAGTGATGGACCTTCCCACTGAACAGCAGAACCACAACAGCACACTGAAAACACCGGATATCTCTGAAAATATCCTTCTGGAGCGAGTCAGCTTCCAGTACCCCAAACAGCATGGAATGGCACTTAACAACATCAACCTTGAAATCAGGGCGGGTGAGAAAGTCGCCGTTATTGGTCGTATGGGCTCCGGGAAAAGCACTTTCCAGCGCCTGCTTATGCGCTTCTTTACGCCAACCGGCGGGCATATCCGTGTTGACGGGATTGACCTGCAACAACTTTCACCTCATGAGCTTCGCGATCGTATAGCCTATGTGTCACAGGACACTCAACTCTACTTTGGTACCGTCAGGGACAACATTACCCTGGGAGCCGGTTATGTCGACGACGAAGCCGTTCTGGCAGCCGCACAGCTATGCGGCGTCACAGAATTTACCAACCTTCACCCCCTCGGTCTGCAGATGCCTGTTGCCGAACGGGGCAGTAATCTGTCCGGCGGCCAGCGCCAGAGCGTTGCACTGGCCAGAGCCCTGTTGAGCAACCCCAGTGTTTTACTGTTTGACGAACCCTGCAGTGCCATGGACAGCCTCACTGAATATCAGTTCCGGGAACGCCTCAGGGAGTTAGCCGAAGACAAGACTCTGATCATTACCACCTACAAGAGCAGCATGCTGGATCTGGTGGATCGCATCATCGTTTTCGATCGCGGTCACCTGATTGCTGACGGACCTAAGGAAAAAGTCATTGAAGCTCTGGAACAGGGAAAGGTGACGCTATGA
- a CDS encoding HlyD family type I secretion periplasmic adaptor subunit, translating into MNNKLRTAWQRFLGSISHYRQQQLSMDYMPDTSAAILTQSPRGGRALIYLCMATVMIFLIWAGFAKLDEIARGVGKVVPSSRVQVIQNLEGGIISDIFVSEGDRVKADQSLMQLDNTRFLSVFRESEVEYSSLKATAYRLRSESDGTDLSFGDDVKDQDKDIIRETNLFNNRLQTLQTELTIAEEKVNQSRQELSEMRSREKHLKNSLKLASRELELTRPLARQGAVSEVELLRLEQRVNELAGDLDGARLAIPRLESALQAAQQREPELQLNFRQKALHELKENGIRMAQLEEHLTAQKDRVNRTLVRSPVEGTVKKINSNTLGGVVQPGMELMEVVPLQDQLLIEAQIRPKDIAFLRLGQPAIVKVTAYDFAVYGSLRGQVEHISADTIQDENGQSFYIVRVRTEKSHLGSSEKPLPIIPGMQTSVDILTGKKSVLDYILKPIIRARKNAMREP; encoded by the coding sequence ATGAACAACAAACTGAGAACCGCATGGCAGCGTTTTCTGGGAAGTATCAGCCACTACCGTCAGCAACAGTTGTCCATGGACTACATGCCAGACACCAGTGCTGCCATCCTGACCCAGTCACCCAGAGGCGGGCGCGCACTCATTTACCTGTGCATGGCCACCGTGATGATTTTTCTGATCTGGGCAGGGTTTGCCAAACTGGATGAAATTGCCCGGGGTGTCGGCAAAGTGGTGCCTTCTTCAAGGGTACAGGTTATTCAAAACCTGGAAGGCGGCATCATCTCGGATATTTTCGTCAGTGAAGGCGACCGGGTTAAAGCAGACCAGTCACTGATGCAACTGGACAACACGCGCTTTCTGTCTGTGTTCAGGGAATCTGAAGTCGAATATTCCAGCCTTAAAGCGACCGCTTATCGCCTGCGCAGTGAAAGCGATGGTACCGACCTGTCTTTTGGCGACGATGTTAAAGATCAGGATAAGGACATCATCCGGGAAACCAACCTGTTTAATAACCGTCTGCAAACTCTGCAGACTGAACTGACGATTGCGGAAGAAAAGGTTAATCAGAGCCGTCAGGAACTGAGTGAAATGCGCTCCAGGGAAAAACACCTGAAAAACAGCCTGAAGCTGGCCAGTCGTGAACTCGAACTCACCCGACCACTGGCCAGACAGGGAGCCGTTTCAGAAGTCGAGCTTCTGCGACTGGAACAGAGAGTGAACGAACTGGCCGGTGACCTTGACGGTGCCAGGCTGGCTATTCCAAGACTGGAGTCGGCGTTACAGGCAGCTCAGCAGCGAGAACCGGAGCTGCAACTGAACTTCCGCCAGAAAGCCCTGCACGAGTTGAAGGAAAACGGTATCCGCATGGCCCAGCTGGAAGAACATCTGACGGCTCAGAAAGACCGGGTCAACCGAACCCTGGTGCGCTCACCGGTCGAAGGTACCGTGAAAAAGATCAACTCCAATACCCTGGGTGGTGTTGTACAGCCCGGCATGGAGTTAATGGAAGTGGTTCCGCTTCAGGACCAGCTATTGATCGAAGCGCAGATCCGCCCGAAGGATATTGCTTTTCTGCGACTGGGTCAGCCCGCCATTGTCAAGGTTACAGCTTATGATTTTGCGGTCTACGGCAGCCTCAGAGGACAGGTCGAACACATCAGCGCCGATACGATTCAGGACGAAAACGGCCAGAGCTTCTATATTGTTCGGGTCAGAACGGAAAAAAGCCACCTTGGCAGCTCCGAAAAACCACTGCCGATCATTCCGGGAATGCAGACCAGTGTGGATATTCTGACCGGAAAGAAGTCGGTGCTGGACTACATACTGAAGCCAATTATTCGTGCCAGGAAGAATGCCATGAGGGAACCCTGA
- a CDS encoding universal stress protein has translation MRGVAKVLVVIDTRKKKQIALNRAVDIVKATGSELHVLSANPKPSEASREKLEVLSGKIRDQGVEVHTQEKWSKSLVDTIIHVRQMERCHLVIKDYQPEGGLLSAFSTPNDWNLLRQCRVPVLLVRHDRSYQGSHMLAAVNADPDDKHHHQLNQAILQNARISADVYGATLHLATAHPTTMLAIQDQGDGTTDKDRYLNNCQEYARNYGIQPDDIHVRPGPAESLVPELSRELQADLLVMGTQARTGLPAVALGNTAEQLISDIDTDLLVVQPRHHMIPLERELER, from the coding sequence ATGCGGGGAGTTGCCAAAGTTCTTGTTGTGATTGATACGCGCAAGAAAAAACAGATCGCTCTGAATCGTGCCGTAGATATTGTAAAGGCAACAGGATCAGAGCTCCACGTCCTGTCTGCCAATCCAAAACCATCAGAAGCCTCCAGAGAAAAACTTGAAGTCCTGTCCGGTAAAATCCGGGATCAGGGTGTTGAAGTCCACACCCAGGAAAAATGGTCGAAAAGTCTGGTCGACACCATTATTCATGTTCGACAGATGGAACGCTGCCACCTGGTCATTAAAGATTACCAGCCGGAAGGCGGCCTGCTTAGTGCATTTTCCACCCCGAATGACTGGAACCTTCTGCGCCAGTGCCGGGTACCTGTTCTGCTGGTTCGCCATGACCGCAGTTATCAGGGCTCTCACATGCTCGCAGCAGTCAATGCCGACCCTGATGACAAACACCATCACCAGCTGAATCAGGCCATCCTGCAAAACGCCCGGATCAGTGCCGATGTTTATGGTGCCACCCTGCATCTGGCAACAGCACACCCTACCACAATGCTGGCCATTCAGGACCAGGGCGATGGCACAACGGATAAAGACCGTTATCTCAACAACTGTCAGGAGTACGCTCGCAATTACGGCATACAGCCTGACGACATCCATGTCCGTCCCGGCCCGGCAGAGTCCCTGGTTCCAGAGCTGAGCCGCGAACTGCAGGCTGACCTGCTGGTCATGGGTACACAGGCCAGAACCGGTTTGCCCGCCGTTGCCCTGGGCAATACTGCAGAACAGTTGATTTCGGATATTGATACCGACCTGCTTGTCGTACAACCCAGGCATCATATGATTCCACTGGAACGGGAACTGGAAAGATAG